A region of Diceros bicornis minor isolate mBicDic1 chromosome 31, mDicBic1.mat.cur, whole genome shotgun sequence DNA encodes the following proteins:
- the LOC131395812 gene encoding olfactory receptor 5F1-like, with protein MTRKNYTSLTEFILLGLADTLELQIILFLLFFVIYTLTVLGNVGMILLIRIESRLHTPMYFFLANLSFVDVCYSSTITPKMLVDLLSEKKTISFAGCFLQMYFFIALATTECILFGLMAYDRYVAICNPLLYFLIMSRAVCLQMAAGAFAAGLLNSMVNTSYVSRLPFCSSNVIHHFFCDSPPLFKLSCSDTRLNESVISTFAGVNTVGALLVILTSYSYILFSIFWMHSEKGRRKAFSTCASHLTAVILFYSTSIYTYLRPSSSYSLNQDKVASVFYTVVIPVLNPLIYSLRNQEVKKALWIVVTRKTIPSFL; from the coding sequence ATGACCAGAAAAAATTATACCTCGCTGACTGAGTTCATCCTATTGGGATTAGCAGACACCCTGGAGCTACAAATTATcctctttttgctcttttttgtgATTTACACACTTACAGTTTTGGGGAATGTTGGGATGATCCTCTTAATCAGGATTGAGTCTCGACTTCACACacccatgtatttcttcctcgCTAACCTGTCCTTTGTGGATGTTTGTTATTCATCCACCATCACCCCAAAGATGCTGGTAGACTTATTATCAGAGAAGAAAACCATCTCCTTTGCTGGCTGCTTCCTACAGATGTACTTCTTCATTGCCTTGGCCACAACTGAGTGCATCCTCTTTGGGTtaatggcctatgaccgctatgtggccatatGCAACCCTCTACTCTACTTCTTGATTATGTCCAGGGCTGTCTGCCTTCAAATGGCAGCAGGGGCTTTTGCAGCAGGATTGTTGAACTCCATGGTTAACACCAGTTATGTAAGCAGATTGCCATTCTGCAGCTCCAATGTCATCCACCACTTCTTCTGTGACAGCCCTCCGCTTTTTAAGCTCTCGTGTTCTGACACACGCCTGAATGAAAGTGTCATTTCCACTTTTGCTGGTGTGAATACGGTCGGGGCTCTGCTGGTCATCCTCACCTCCTACTCCTACATTCTCTTCTCCATCTTTTGGATGCATTCAGAGAAGGGGAGGCGCAAAGCATTCTCCACATGTGCGTCTCACCTGACAGCTGTAATTCTGTTCTATTCCACCTCCATCTACACTTATCTGAGACCCAGTTCCAGCTACTCCCTGAACCAGGACAAAGTGGCTTCTGTGTTCTACACAGTGGTGATCCCCGTGTTGAATCCTCTGATCTACAGCCTCAGGAATCAGGAAGTAAAGAAGGCTTTATGGATTGTAGTTACCAGGAAAACGATCCCTTCATTTCTGTGA